From Solea solea chromosome 20, fSolSol10.1, whole genome shotgun sequence, one genomic window encodes:
- the cdk6 gene encoding cyclin-dependent kinase 6, whose amino-acid sequence MDRESIGTQYEQVAEIGEGAYGKVYKARDLKNGGRFVALKRVRVQTEEEGMPLSTIREVAVLRQLEAFEHPNVVRLFDVCTVSRTDRETKLTLVFEHVDQDLTTYLEKAPDPGVPPETIKDMMYQLLQGLDFLHSHRVVHRDLKPQNILVTSGGQIKLADFGLARIYSFQMALTSVVVTLWYRAPEVLLQSSYATPVDLWSVGCIFAEMFRRRPLFRGNSDVDQLGKIFDVVGVPSVEDWPQEVALPQSAFTPRRPKPIEDLVPDMDEQGQALLMQFLAFNPSRRISAFAALSHPYFQSVDSHSRSVYAAQPIPSNKPTMEERTA is encoded by the exons ATGGACAGAGAGAGTATTGGCACGCAGTATGAGCAGGTGGCCGAGATCGGAGAAGGCGCCTATGGGAAAGTGTACAAGGCGAGGGATCTGAAGAACGGGGGTCGCTTTGTAGCCCTAAAAAGAGTTCGAGTCCAGACGGAGGAAGAGGGGATGCCTCTCTCCACCATCCGGGAGGTGGCGGTACTGAGGCAGCTTGAAGCCTTCGAGCACCCCAATGTTGTCAG GTTGTTTGATGTGTGTACAGTCTCCCGGACTGACCGAGAAACCAAACTCACGCTGGTCTTTGAGCATGTGGATCAGGACCTGACCACCTACCTGGAGAAGGCCCCTGACCCCGGAGTGCCACCCGAGACCATCAAG GATATGATGTACCAGCTGCTCCAGGGCCTGGACTTTCTGCACTCGCACCGCGTGGTCCACCGTGACCTAAAACCCCAGAATATACTGGTCACCAGTGGGGGACAGATCAAACTGGCCGACTTCGGCCTAGCCCGCATCTACAGCTTCCAGATGGCGCTCACCTCTGTG GTGGTGACGCTGTGGTACAGAGCTCCAGAAGTCCTGCTCCAGTCCAGTTACGCCACACCGGTGGACCTGTGGAGTGTCGGGTGCATCTTTGCTGAGATGTTCAGGAGAAG GCCGCTGTTTCGAGGGAACTCGGACGTCGATCAGCTGGGCAAGATTTTTGA TGTTGTTGGGGTACCCTCAGTAGAGGACTGGCCCCAGGAGGTGGCCCTGCCACAGAGTGCCTTCACCCCTCGGCGCCCTAAGCCAATAGAAGACCTGGTTCCAGACATGGACGAACAAGGACAGGCCCTCTTAATG caaTTCCTTGCCTTCAATCCTTCCAGGAGGATATCAGCCTTTGCTGCGCTGAGCCACCCGTACTTTCAGAGCGTGGACAGCCACAGTAGGAGTGTGTACGCAGCCCAGCCCATCCCCAGCAACAAGCCCACTATGGAGGAGAGGACTGCCTGA
- the fam133b gene encoding protein FAM133 isoform X2, translating to MGKRDNRVAYINPIAAARARGPAQNSGPTIQDYLGRPRPTWEELKEQLDKKKKGSRALADFEDKMNERWKKELAKNREKLLGDKEKEKDKKNTDKEKEEKKEKKEKKKKQKKKSNRHSSSSSSSSSSDSSSSSSSESENEDEKKSVKKKRKKKKLVARRASDGSEEESDAESKKKKSKIKEEGDKDKSCVPQEDKSRRRKRKAERSCRDSSSEFSVDSEGEDGAEAKKKKRSSEEKDKIMDKSKKKRKKKHKKHGRKKKKKAASQSDSELD from the exons ATGGGCAAAAGAGACAATCGAGTG GCGTACATTAACCCCATTGCTGCTGCACGGGCCAGGGGGCCGGCACAGAACTCTGGACCAACCATACAGGATTATTTAGGCAGACCACGACCAACATG GGAAGAGTTAAAAGAGCAGTTagataaaaagaagaaggggTCTCGAGCCCTGGCTGACTTTGAGGATAAAATGAACGAG AGATGGAAGAAAGAGCTGGCAAAAAACCGAGAGAAGTTATTAGGTGacaaggaaaaagagaaagacaaaaagaacacGGACaaggaaaaagaggagaagaaagagaaaaaagag aaaaagaagaaacagaagaagaaatccaaCAGG cattcttcatcttcctcctcttcatcgaGTTCTGATTcttccagcagctcctcctcagaATCTGAAAATGAG GATGAaaagaagagtgtgaagaagaAACGGAAGAAAAAGAAGTTGGTGGCCAGGAGAGCGTCGGACGGCTCAGAGGAAGAATCGGACGCTGAAAGCAag aaaaagaaatcaaaaatcAAGGAAGAAGGGGACAAAGATAAG tcCTGTGTCCCTCAGGAAGACAAAAGCCGCAGAAGAAAGAGGAAGGCTGAGCGAAGTTGTAGAGACTCCTCTTCAGAGTTCTCTGTGGATTCAGAGGGTGAAGACGGG GCTGaagccaagaaaaaaaagagaagtagTGAAGAAAAGGACAAGATCATG GACAAATctaagaagaagagaaaaaagaagcacaagAAACAtggcagaaaaaagaaaaagaaggcaGCATCTCAGTCGGACTCCGAGCTCGATTAA
- the fam133b gene encoding protein FAM133 isoform X1: MGKRDNRVAYINPIAAARARGPAQNSGPTIQDYLGRPRPTWEELKEQLDKKKKGSRALADFEDKMNERWKKELAKNREKLLGDKEKEKDKKNTDKEKEEKKEKKEKKKKQKKKSNRHSSSSSSSSSSDSSSSSSSESENEDEKKSVKKKRKKKKLVARRASDGSEEESDAESKKKKKSKIKEEGDKDKSCVPQEDKSRRRKRKAERSCRDSSSEFSVDSEGEDGAEAKKKKRSSEEKDKIMDKSKKKRKKKHKKHGRKKKKKAASQSDSELD; this comes from the exons ATGGGCAAAAGAGACAATCGAGTG GCGTACATTAACCCCATTGCTGCTGCACGGGCCAGGGGGCCGGCACAGAACTCTGGACCAACCATACAGGATTATTTAGGCAGACCACGACCAACATG GGAAGAGTTAAAAGAGCAGTTagataaaaagaagaaggggTCTCGAGCCCTGGCTGACTTTGAGGATAAAATGAACGAG AGATGGAAGAAAGAGCTGGCAAAAAACCGAGAGAAGTTATTAGGTGacaaggaaaaagagaaagacaaaaagaacacGGACaaggaaaaagaggagaagaaagagaaaaaagag aaaaagaagaaacagaagaagaaatccaaCAGG cattcttcatcttcctcctcttcatcgaGTTCTGATTcttccagcagctcctcctcagaATCTGAAAATGAG GATGAaaagaagagtgtgaagaagaAACGGAAGAAAAAGAAGTTGGTGGCCAGGAGAGCGTCGGACGGCTCAGAGGAAGAATCGGACGCTGAAAGCAag aagaaaaagaaatcaaaaatcAAGGAAGAAGGGGACAAAGATAAG tcCTGTGTCCCTCAGGAAGACAAAAGCCGCAGAAGAAAGAGGAAGGCTGAGCGAAGTTGTAGAGACTCCTCTTCAGAGTTCTCTGTGGATTCAGAGGGTGAAGACGGG GCTGaagccaagaaaaaaaagagaagtagTGAAGAAAAGGACAAGATCATG GACAAATctaagaagaagagaaaaaagaagcacaagAAACAtggcagaaaaaagaaaaagaaggcaGCATCTCAGTCGGACTCCGAGCTCGATTAA